The genomic DNA TTACCATCACCAATACGGCCGATGGATTGGAGCGCATCCGGGAGGTGTACGGCGATCGCGTGGTGGTCATTCCGTACGTGATGCCGGGCTTCGATCTGGCGCGTCTGTGCGCTGAGCGGTTCCCCGCCGAGGCGGGCCCCGGGACCGTGGGCATGGTGCTCATGAATCACGGGATCTTCTCATTCGGGGAGAGCGCGCGGGAATCCTACGAGTGCATGATCGATCTGGTCAGCCAGGCCGAGGCATATTTGCAGGGACGCAAGGCGTGGGTGCTGCCGGCGCCAGCGCAGACCGAGGCCGGCCCTGTGCTTGTGGAGACCATCGCGGCCTTGCGCCACGATCTGTCGGCGGCGGCGGGGGCCCCGATGATCCTGTCCACGGTACGGGATCCACGGTCCATGGATTTTGCGCGGCGTGCCGATTTGGAGCGGATATCGCAACAGGGGCCGGCCACCCCCGATCACGTGATCCGCACCAAGCGGTTGCCGATGCTGGGCCGGGACGTGGCCGCCTACGCGCGTGCTTACCGGGCCTACTTCGAAGCCCACGCCCCACGCGGCGGTGCCAAGACCATGCTGGATCCCGCGCCGCGGGTGGTGCTGGACCCGGAGCTTGGTTTGTGCGTGGCGGGCCGTACCGCGAAGGACGCCGCCATCGTGCGCGACCTGTACCGGCACACGATGGAAGTCATCCTGCGCGCCAGCGCGCTGGGGGGTTACCAGGCGTTGCCGGCGGCGGATATTTTCGACGTCGAGTACTGGGATCTGGAACAGGCCAAGCTGCGCAAGGGCGGAACGCCACCCCCGTTTACCGGGGAGGTGGCGCTGGTCACCGGCGGCGCGTCAGGTATCGGAAGCGCGTGCGTGACGGCGCTCCTGGAGCGGGGCGCCGCGGTGATCGCACTGGATCTGGATGCGCGGGTGACGGCCATGGAGGCACGCCCGGGGTTCCGCGGGATCCGCTGTGACGTGACCGACGAGGCCCAGGTGGCGCGGGCATTAGAGGAAGGCGTGCAGGCCTTCGGCGGCTTGGATATGCTGATTCTGAATGCTGGTGTGTTTCCCCAGAGCCGTTCCATTTCGGAGCTGTCGCAGGAGGAATGGCGACGGATCATGGCGGTGAACCTGGACGCGAATCTGAGTGTGATGCGTGCCGCGCATCCGTTGCTGAAACAGGCGCCGGCCCAGGGGCGTGTGGTTGTCATCGGCTCCAAGAACGTGCCGGCGCCGGGTCCCGGGGCCGGGGCCTATTCCGCCTCCAAGGCCGCGTTGAACCAGTTGGCCCGAGTTGCCGCCCTGGAGTGGGGAGCAGACGGGATCCGCGTCAATATCCTGCATCCGAATGCGGTGTTCGACACCGGGATTTGGACCCGGGAGGTGTTGGAGGCGCGTGCCGCGCGCTACGGAGTGAGCGTGGAAGAATATAAGGCGCGCAACGTGCTGCGCACCGAGGTTACCAGCCGCGACGTGGCGGAACTTGCCGCGGCGATGTGCGGCGCGCTGTTTGCCAAGACCACTGGCGCGCAGGTGCCCGTGGATGGTGGCAACGAACGGGTGATCTGAGTTGCAGTGCGAGATCCCGGCTGCCGTGGCGTCGCCGCCCATGGGATCGCGCGGGTTATCCGCCGCCCATCAGGTGCTGGAAGATCCGAAATCCCGCCAGGTAGGTCCCCACCGCGGAACCCAGGGTGCTCAGCAGGAAGACCAAAAGGGTGCGTGCGACCCGGTTGCGCCACCAGCCCTTCCAATGGGCCGTATCGGAACGCAGGCGGCTGAAGTCCCCAACCGTGGGCTTGCGCAACCAAGCCTCCACCGTCGCGGTTACCATGCCGGCGCCGATCATGGGGTTCAGTGAGGTGATGGGCGCCGCCACGAACCCGGTTGCTACGGTGAGCGGGTGGCCACCGGCGATGCCAGCGCCCATCGCCGCGAGGATGCCGTTGATCAGGACCCATTCCGTCACCAGCCGCCAGCCAAGCGCTGGGCTGCGGTAAAACCCCAGGGCAAAGCCCAACACGATCAAACCCACGATCATCCAGGGCAGGAGCTTGGGCCATGGACTCGGCGCCGGCACTTGGTCCAGCGCCGCGATCACTCCCCGGGTGTCAGGATCCGCGTTCAGTAGGTGATGCTCGATGCCCTTCAGGTGTCCGGCGCCTATCACGGCCAGGAGGTGGGCGGGCCGCGCGGTCTTCATTTCATCGCTCAGGCGCGCGGCCATGTAACGGTCGCGTTCCTCGATCAGGGGGACGTAGAGCTCCCGCGCTTGGTCCGCGAACTGCGCGAAGATGGACTCCAGCATGTCGCCTTCCTTGAGCCGTTCGATCTCCGCTTCGGTGACCTTTTCGCGGGTGATCACACTGGCGATCAGGCCGGAGATCAGGTACAGGCGGCGCCACCACGGAACGTTGCGGTAGACCCGCGTCAACGTTGTGCCTATTTCACGGTC from Chromatiales bacterium 21-64-14 includes the following:
- a CDS encoding short-chain dehydrogenase — protein: MKSLWNDDEAARFRGDLELRVYSSRLLGREPALVLHGGGNTSVKITERNLLGAEETLLYVKGSGWDLESIDVAGFAPVRLAHLVALSRLASLSDTEMVNELKTHMTRASAPTPSVEAILHAILPYRYVDHTHADAVVTITNTADGLERIREVYGDRVVVIPYVMPGFDLARLCAERFPAEAGPGTVGMVLMNHGIFSFGESARESYECMIDLVSQAEAYLQGRKAWVLPAPAQTEAGPVLVETIAALRHDLSAAAGAPMILSTVRDPRSMDFARRADLERISQQGPATPDHVIRTKRLPMLGRDVAAYARAYRAYFEAHAPRGGAKTMLDPAPRVVLDPELGLCVAGRTAKDAAIVRDLYRHTMEVILRASALGGYQALPAADIFDVEYWDLEQAKLRKGGTPPPFTGEVALVTGGASGIGSACVTALLERGAAVIALDLDARVTAMEARPGFRGIRCDVTDEAQVARALEEGVQAFGGLDMLILNAGVFPQSRSISELSQEEWRRIMAVNLDANLSVMRAAHPLLKQAPAQGRVVVIGSKNVPAPGPGAGAYSASKAALNQLARVAALEWGADGIRVNILHPNAVFDTGIWTREVLEARAARYGVSVEEYKARNVLRTEVTSRDVAELAAAMCGALFAKTTGAQVPVDGGNERVI
- a CDS encoding conjugal transfer protein TraB, yielding MPPSANREPLVQMELGGRRITLLGTAHVSRASAAKVEALLATGDYDAVAVELCPSRYQALINPDTFAGLDLIKTLRNGKASMVTANLALSAYQQRLAEQFDIRPGEEMRTAVETAQGAGLPVLLIDREIGTTLTRVYRNVPWWRRLYLISGLIASVITREKVTEAEIERLKEGDMLESIFAQFADQARELYVPLIEERDRYMAARLSDEMKTARPAHLLAVIGAGHLKGIEHHLLNADPDTRGVIAALDQVPAPSPWPKLLPWMIVGLIVLGFALGFYRSPALGWRLVTEWVLINGILAAMGAGIAGGHPLTVATGFVAAPITSLNPMIGAGMVTATVEAWLRKPTVGDFSRLRSDTAHWKGWWRNRVARTLLVFLLSTLGSAVGTYLAGFRIFQHLMGGG